TGTCCTGAGGCGCTAAAACCACCTTGTGTTCTTTTATGCGATCTATCGTCGCCTCGGTATGTGCATCTAAAATAATATCCATGGTTACCTTCTCGTTTTGAAAAAATCGATAGGCGCCCATCGTGCGCGCCTTACCACCACAGGCCTCCGGTATGTTGGCCTGCGGCTTGTTGTAAAAATCATCCGCAATGGCGTACAAACGCTGTTTGAGACGATTGTCATATAAGCGAATGCTGCCAAATTCCCGCTCCGCCCAATTCGATGAGTCTTTGATTAATCGTCCATGGCCTAAACCGTCCGCACTCTCCTGACATAAAATCTTTCGCCAGTTCCTTTGCAATGGATAAAGAAATACCTTTTTGGCGATACCGTCACGACGACCGCTGGTATTTCCTACATAAAGCCAGTTGGAAGCCAGGTAACCGATGCCTTTGAAAACACTAGAATCCACATAACTTTCTACCAAAACCGGGCGATAACCATAACGACTCTCCCAATCGGTTCCAATACGCTGCAAGGCTTTACTCAACAGAAATGAAGCCAGATTCTTGACCTTAACCGTAGGTACGATCAAAAAACGATCATTACTGATCACATACTGGATATTCTCCCTTCGCGCCTTTTCGCTCCAGCCAATATAGGCATCCCTGGCTCGTAACTTATAAGTCGCTGAACTAAAGCCTAAAGCGCCAATATAGCCATACTTCTCGCTTTTTACAATATAGCGAATCTGAGCGCCACAAAGTTTTGCGCTTTTAAGGTAATGGAAATTCTCTATTAACTGAAACCATGCGCGCGAATCCTTGCTGTAGCGGCTTTTGATCGGCTCGATTACAATTTCGCCCAAAACCGATAAATGGCCTTCAATGGAGGCGATTGGAACATCAAGCTTACGCTTTTTCTTTTTTTCAAAAGCATAGCTTTTTTTTCTTTCTGGTAATTTTATTAAACCTCGTCGATCCAGCTCTAGCAAGGCTTTACGGCAGCTCATCTCCTGCAGTTTACCATTGGGAGATTTCCAGTCCATCAGTTCGCATACCTCTCGCGATAATTTCCTGCGAGATATCTGCGGCTGCCGGGCAATGATCGCATTAATACTCTTAAGTATTGGTTCGCTAAAAATTTTCCCATATATTTGCATGTAGAAAATTTAACAAATTATTCCCCCTGTGTCAAGTGTGTGCCAGGTCCAGCCCGAAATCGGGAGAGCTTACTATATTATAGTTGTCAACAAAAGGATGAAAGAAAAGACTATACTCCTTAAATTGTAAGCTGATTTAAAAAAAAAGAAAGGAGCATAGTCATGGGGAAAATAAACAAAAAAGAGAGAAAATTCAACGAAGAAACCTTATTAGTTACAGTGGATATAGGCAAAAAATTTAATTACGGTTATGCACGTACAAAAGATGGTCAGGAGTTAGAAGTGTTTAAGTTTTTTAACACAGGTAAAGGATTCGAATATTTTTTAAAAAAAGTAGAAAGCTTCAGAGCAAAGACCGGTCTTAAGAATTGTTTATTTGGCCTGGAATCCACTGGCAGCTATGGGCTTGCGCTCATTCATTATCTACATCGAAGGGGCTATGAGATTGTACAAATAAATCCGATGCATACCAAGCGCCTGAAAGAATTAACGGACAATAGTCCCAATAAGACAGATAAAAAAGACCCAAAGGTCATAGCAGATATAATAGAATTAAACAAATATTTAACAGTAATCATCCCAGAGGGAATTTTTGCGGAATTACGCGAATTGGTTCATTTAAGAGAGAAAATACTTGAAGATCTACGAAGGAGTTATAATCGAATTGAGGGACAGTTATT
This sequence is a window from Caldithrix abyssi DSM 13497. Protein-coding genes within it:
- a CDS encoding IS4 family transposase; the encoded protein is MQIYGKIFSEPILKSINAIIARQPQISRRKLSREVCELMDWKSPNGKLQEMSCRKALLELDRRGLIKLPERKKSYAFEKKKKRKLDVPIASIEGHLSVLGEIVIEPIKSRYSKDSRAWFQLIENFHYLKSAKLCGAQIRYIVKSEKYGYIGALGFSSATYKLRARDAYIGWSEKARRENIQYVISNDRFLIVPTVKVKNLASFLLSKALQRIGTDWESRYGYRPVLVESYVDSSVFKGIGYLASNWLYVGNTSGRRDGIAKKVFLYPLQRNWRKILCQESADGLGHGRLIKDSSNWAEREFGSIRLYDNRLKQRLYAIADDFYNKPQANIPEACGGKARTMGAYRFFQNEKVTMDIILDAHTEATIDRIKEHKVVLAPQDTTILDYSTHPMTKDLGPTSHLDHQSIGLILHDTLAFSEDGTPLGVLDAQVWARDPKDRGKTRRRKELPIEQKESMKWLRSYRRVNEIAKLCPETLIVSIGDREADIYELFHEAQRKDSKAGLLVRVGKRRNRKVAGIDLWDYMSSQEERGQFQIHVPRRGNIRAREAQMSLRYSSIDLEPPKRFSSSDPIKVWAVYIREINPPPDIKSPIEWMLLTTVSVDNFSEAYQRVQWYTRRWGIEIYHRTLKSGCRIKDRQLGSADRLETALAVDMVVAWRIYHMTMLGREVPDSPASVFFKEEEWKALYCYVHKTPIAPEEPMSLREAIRMVGQIGGHLGRKSDGEPGTVTLWRGIQRLDTATEMYIIFTSSRDGP